Proteins encoded within one genomic window of Kibdelosporangium phytohabitans:
- a CDS encoding carboxylesterase/lipase family protein, translating into MKLGRLGAALCALVMVLPAAPAAAESNAVVRTDRGLVRGVAEPEVTTFHAIPFAAPPTGRSRWQAPRPAPPWPGVRDVTEPPPTCLQDLTSEPGPQSEDCLYLTVNTPGGASPRRPRPVVVWLYGGGFYSGGNRDYDARRLADEGDVVVVSPNYRLGIFGFLALPGLADGGSFGLLDQQAALRWTQRNVRAFGGDPGNVTLMGESAGAMSACAQLTSPGAAGLFHRAIMQSGTCLLDWPLGTGTLDHVASPFVSRHSSVAKGLQEAAVQGCSDPVTAVECMRAKAPDALLPRMQEFMPVHDTRTLPTHPAEALRANRFHRVPVLIGATRDESSSSIPGFAPEPLSPAGYRTMLEADFGPVVGAEVARQYPPQNGDNRIVYATVHTDRIWAHTSHETQRLLARHVPVFAFEFADRSAPVLPGIHQPGYPLGAYHGSDVAYLFDLPGYTPPFTPGQRRLSSQMIRYWTQFARTSNPNAPGLPHWPRFPQAQSLAPDTTHPMDYEAEHHLAFWHRVRGW; encoded by the coding sequence ATGAAACTCGGACGGTTGGGCGCAGCCTTGTGCGCCCTGGTGATGGTGCTCCCGGCGGCCCCCGCCGCGGCCGAATCGAACGCGGTCGTGCGGACCGACCGCGGCCTGGTCCGGGGAGTGGCCGAGCCGGAAGTGACGACGTTCCACGCCATCCCGTTCGCCGCGCCACCGACCGGCCGGTCGCGCTGGCAGGCCCCACGCCCGGCGCCACCCTGGCCGGGCGTCCGGGACGTCACCGAACCACCACCGACCTGCCTGCAGGATCTGACGAGTGAGCCAGGGCCGCAGTCGGAGGACTGCCTGTACCTGACCGTGAACACGCCAGGAGGAGCGAGCCCGCGCCGGCCGCGTCCGGTGGTGGTCTGGTTGTACGGCGGCGGTTTCTACTCCGGCGGCAACCGGGACTACGACGCCCGCAGGCTAGCCGACGAAGGGGATGTCGTTGTCGTGTCCCCGAACTACCGCCTCGGCATCTTCGGTTTCCTCGCCCTGCCCGGGTTGGCCGACGGTGGTTCGTTCGGACTGCTCGACCAACAGGCCGCGCTGCGGTGGACGCAACGCAACGTCCGCGCGTTCGGTGGCGATCCCGGCAACGTCACGTTGATGGGTGAATCCGCCGGCGCGATGAGCGCTTGCGCACAGCTCACATCCCCTGGGGCGGCGGGATTGTTCCACCGCGCGATCATGCAGAGCGGCACGTGCCTGCTCGATTGGCCCCTCGGGACCGGCACGCTCGACCATGTGGCCTCGCCGTTCGTGTCGCGGCACAGCTCAGTCGCCAAAGGACTGCAGGAGGCCGCCGTCCAAGGTTGCAGCGACCCGGTGACCGCAGTGGAATGCATGCGCGCCAAAGCACCTGACGCACTGCTGCCACGTATGCAGGAGTTCATGCCGGTCCACGACACCCGCACCCTGCCTACTCATCCCGCCGAAGCACTACGTGCCAACAGGTTCCACCGCGTGCCGGTACTCATTGGCGCCACCCGTGACGAAAGCAGCTCGTCCATTCCCGGCTTCGCACCTGAACCGCTGTCGCCCGCCGGATACCGCACAATGCTCGAGGCCGACTTCGGACCAGTGGTCGGCGCAGAGGTAGCCAGGCAGTACCCGCCGCAGAACGGCGACAACCGAATCGTCTACGCGACCGTCCACACCGACCGGATCTGGGCACACACGAGCCACGAAACCCAACGCCTGCTCGCAAGGCACGTACCGGTTTTCGCGTTCGAGTTCGCCGACCGATCGGCCCCGGTGCTGCCCGGAATCCACCAGCCCGGCTACCCCCTCGGCGCCTACCACGGCTCAGACGTGGCCTACCTGTTCGACCTCCCCGGATACACCCCACCCTTCACCCCGGGACAACGACGTCTGTCCAGCCAGATGATCCGATACTGGACCCAGTTCGCCCGAACCTCAAACCCCAACGCCCCCGGATTACCCCACTGGCCCCGATTCCCCCAGGCACAATCCCTCGCCCCCGACACAACCCACCCAATGGACTACGAAGCCGAACACCACCTCGCCTTCTGGCACCGTGTACGCGGCTGGTAG